A single genomic interval of Stieleria maiorica harbors:
- a CDS encoding 6-pyruvoyl trahydropterin synthase family protein produces MALTIMRRIKFCAGHRLFGHGGKCEHFHGHNYVADFFVQGDAQDDVGRILDFSVLKKQVKGWIDEHWDHSFLIHQDDANARQALELVKPCRFFVMPYNPTAENMAKYLLEEMCPEVLEGTGAHACQVRIWETDESYAEASLDPAGGETTTYAAMAVGDDVG; encoded by the coding sequence ATGGCTTTGACCATCATGCGCCGCATCAAGTTTTGCGCCGGACACCGGTTGTTCGGCCATGGCGGGAAATGCGAGCACTTCCACGGCCACAACTACGTCGCCGACTTCTTCGTCCAGGGTGACGCCCAGGACGACGTCGGTCGCATCCTGGACTTCTCCGTGCTCAAGAAGCAGGTCAAAGGTTGGATCGACGAGCACTGGGACCACAGCTTCTTGATCCATCAGGATGACGCCAACGCGCGTCAGGCCCTGGAGTTGGTCAAGCCCTGCCGGTTCTTTGTGATGCCGTACAACCCGACGGCGGAGAACATGGCGAAGTACTTGCTGGAGGAGATGTGCCCGGAGGTCTTGGAAGGGACCGGAGCCCACGCCTGCCAGGTCAGGATCTGGGAAACCGACGAATCGTATGCTGAAGCGTCGCTGGACCCCGCCGGCGGGGAAACGACGACATATGCGGCGATGGCCGTCGGCGACGACGTGGGGTAG
- the pgi gene encoding glucose-6-phosphate isomerase, whose amino-acid sequence MTDSLTTKAAWKNLNAHYEQIKSKHLRELFAADPLRGKTFSLEAVGLYLDYSKNRIDGDTVSLLIELAKASGLQERIEAMMSGEKINTTEDRAVLHTALRAPRDATIELDGKNVVPDVHAVLDKMAAFCDSITSGKWTGHTGRRIRNIVNVGIGGSDLGPVMAYEALRHYTNRDLTLRFVSNVDGTDFAEATRDLDAAETLFIIASKTFTTQETMTNAHTARGWLLEQLGGDDAAVAKHFVALSTNAEQVAAFGIDTDNMFGFWDWVGGRYSMDSAIGLSTMLALGPDQFREMLAGFHEMDQHYRSAPLEENLPVILGLLTVWYTDFFGAQTTAVLPYDQYLKRFPAYLQQLTMESNGKSVTLAGQRVDYDTSPIYWGEPGTNGQHSFYQLIHQGTHLIPCDFIAFAKSLNPIGDHHDKLTANVFAQGEALAMGKTRDEVLAEGTSEELAPHRVFEGNRPSNTLLIEKLTPTVLGKLVALYEHSVFTQGAIWQVNPFDQWGVELGKVLAKKIVPELESADAPLDHDSSTNTLIERYRSLK is encoded by the coding sequence ATGACAGATAGTCTGACCACAAAGGCCGCTTGGAAAAACTTGAACGCCCACTACGAGCAGATCAAGTCGAAGCATTTGCGGGAGTTGTTTGCCGCTGACCCCCTGCGCGGCAAAACCTTCTCGCTCGAAGCGGTCGGGTTGTACTTGGATTATTCAAAGAATCGCATCGACGGTGACACCGTTTCGCTGTTGATCGAACTCGCCAAGGCGTCGGGTTTGCAAGAGCGGATCGAAGCGATGATGAGTGGCGAAAAGATCAACACGACCGAGGACCGCGCGGTGTTGCACACCGCACTGCGGGCGCCGCGAGACGCGACGATCGAGCTGGACGGCAAAAACGTCGTCCCCGACGTCCACGCGGTCTTGGACAAGATGGCCGCGTTTTGTGATTCGATCACCAGCGGAAAATGGACCGGGCACACGGGCCGGCGGATCCGCAACATCGTCAACGTCGGGATCGGCGGGTCGGACCTGGGGCCGGTGATGGCCTACGAAGCGCTGCGCCACTACACCAATCGCGATCTGACGCTGCGGTTCGTTTCCAACGTCGACGGCACCGATTTTGCCGAAGCGACACGCGACTTGGATGCCGCCGAAACGTTGTTCATCATCGCATCGAAGACGTTCACCACGCAAGAAACGATGACCAACGCGCACACCGCGCGCGGCTGGCTGTTGGAACAACTCGGCGGCGACGATGCGGCCGTCGCCAAACACTTCGTCGCACTCTCGACCAACGCCGAACAAGTGGCCGCCTTCGGGATCGACACCGACAACATGTTCGGGTTCTGGGACTGGGTCGGTGGACGCTATTCGATGGACTCCGCGATCGGGCTTTCCACCATGCTGGCGCTCGGGCCGGATCAGTTCCGCGAGATGCTCGCGGGTTTTCACGAGATGGACCAACACTACCGCTCCGCGCCGCTGGAAGAAAACCTGCCGGTGATCCTGGGATTGCTGACCGTCTGGTACACCGATTTCTTCGGCGCCCAAACCACTGCGGTCCTGCCCTACGATCAATACCTGAAACGCTTCCCGGCCTACTTGCAACAGTTGACGATGGAAAGCAACGGCAAGTCGGTCACGCTTGCCGGCCAGCGCGTCGATTACGACACCAGCCCGATCTATTGGGGCGAACCGGGAACCAATGGCCAACACTCGTTCTATCAGTTGATCCACCAAGGCACGCACTTGATCCCCTGTGACTTCATCGCCTTTGCCAAGTCGCTCAACCCGATCGGTGACCACCACGACAAGTTGACCGCGAACGTGTTCGCCCAAGGCGAGGCGCTGGCGATGGGCAAGACGCGTGACGAGGTCTTGGCCGAAGGCACGTCCGAGGAGCTCGCCCCGCACCGCGTGTTCGAAGGCAACCGCCCGTCCAACACGCTGCTGATTGAAAAACTGACACCGACCGTGCTCGGCAAACTGGTCGCACTGTATGAACACAGCGTGTTCACCCAAGGCGCAATCTGGCAGGTCAACCCGTTCGATCAATGGGGCGTCGAGCTGGGCAAGGTGCTGGCCAAAAAGATCGTCCCCGAACTCGAGTCCGCCGACGCCCCGCTGGATCACGACAGCAGCACCAACACGCTGATCGAGCGTTATCGTTCGCTGAAGTAA
- the rplU gene encoding 50S ribosomal protein L21 yields MYAIIVDGGRQYKVEPGMEVDLDYRETPAGESLTFEKVLAVQGESGLKLGSPTVDGASVTASVMGPKQGKKIYVQKFRRRKHSKSRIGHRQLFTRVKITDIAGV; encoded by the coding sequence ATGTACGCCATTATCGTTGACGGTGGACGTCAGTACAAAGTTGAGCCCGGAATGGAAGTCGATCTGGACTACCGGGAAACGCCCGCTGGTGAGAGTTTGACGTTTGAGAAAGTGCTTGCGGTTCAAGGCGAATCGGGATTGAAGCTCGGCTCCCCGACCGTCGACGGCGCGAGCGTGACCGCGTCGGTGATGGGCCCCAAGCAAGGCAAGAAGATTTACGTCCAAAAATTCCGCCGGCGTAAGCACAGCAAGAGCCGCATCGGGCACCGTCAGCTGTTCACGCGGGTCAAGATCACGGACATCGCGGGCGTCTGA
- the glgC gene encoding glucose-1-phosphate adenylyltransferase, whose protein sequence is MERVACMRDTLTVILAGGRGSRLEPLTRDRAKPAVPFGGLYRIIDFVLSNCLNSDMRRLLLLTQYKAQSLDRHINLAWRTYFCRELGEFIDVVPPQQRIAGNWYSGTADAVYQNIYAIEREQPEHIVVLAGDHIYKMNYGPMVDHHRKLDADITIGALRVPVDEARQFGVMQTDLDGRVIGFQEKPDHPVPTPEDPEYCLASMGIYVFNARFLYEQLCADATRMDSDHDFGKNIIPGAIDSHLVCAFPFLDENRKSDAYWRDVGTIDAYYEATMDLISIDPQLNLYDKHWPVRAFQPMLPPPKFVFGSEGVSTRRGSAMDSLVCQGAIISGGSVARSVIGPGVRINSYSSVEDSILFDDVNVGRRSRLRRVIVDKGVSIPPETEIGFDRAADEQRGFKVTDSGLVVISRGELIQPHCPAEAAAAGH, encoded by the coding sequence ATGGAACGGGTGGCTTGTATGCGTGATACTTTGACGGTGATTTTGGCCGGTGGTCGGGGTTCGAGGCTGGAGCCCCTGACACGAGACCGGGCCAAGCCCGCCGTGCCATTTGGTGGTCTGTACCGGATCATCGATTTTGTGCTCAGCAATTGCCTGAACAGCGACATGCGACGGCTGTTGTTGCTGACGCAGTACAAGGCGCAATCGCTGGATCGGCACATCAATCTGGCCTGGCGAACGTACTTCTGTCGTGAGCTCGGTGAATTCATCGATGTCGTTCCGCCCCAACAACGGATCGCGGGCAATTGGTATTCGGGGACCGCCGACGCCGTCTATCAAAACATCTATGCGATCGAGCGCGAGCAACCCGAGCACATCGTTGTGCTGGCCGGCGACCACATCTACAAGATGAATTATGGACCGATGGTCGATCACCATCGCAAGCTGGATGCCGACATCACGATCGGGGCGCTGCGTGTGCCGGTCGATGAGGCGCGCCAGTTCGGCGTGATGCAAACCGACCTGGACGGCCGCGTGATCGGGTTCCAGGAAAAACCGGACCACCCGGTCCCGACCCCGGAAGACCCGGAGTATTGCCTGGCGTCGATGGGGATTTACGTGTTCAACGCACGCTTCTTGTACGAGCAGTTGTGCGCCGACGCGACGCGGATGGATAGCGACCACGATTTCGGCAAAAACATCATCCCCGGAGCGATCGATTCGCACCTAGTGTGCGCGTTTCCGTTCTTGGACGAAAACCGAAAATCCGATGCCTACTGGCGTGACGTCGGCACGATCGACGCCTATTACGAAGCGACGATGGATCTGATCAGCATCGATCCGCAACTGAACCTGTATGACAAGCACTGGCCGGTGCGAGCATTTCAACCGATGTTGCCGCCGCCCAAGTTTGTCTTCGGCAGCGAAGGTGTTTCGACCCGTCGCGGTTCGGCGATGGATTCGCTGGTTTGTCAGGGTGCGATCATCAGCGGAGGCAGCGTCGCCCGCAGCGTGATCGGGCCAGGCGTGCGGATCAACAGCTACTCATCGGTCGAAGACAGCATTCTATTTGATGACGTGAACGTCGGTCGTCGCAGTCGCCTGCGGCGTGTGATCGTCGACAAAGGCGTTTCGATTCCGCCGGAAACGGAGATCGGGTTTGACCGCGCCGCCGACGAGCAGCGTGGATTCAAGGTGACCGACAGCGGACTGGTCGTGATCAGCCGGGGCGAATTGATTCAGCCGCACTGCCCGGCCGAGGCCGCTGCGGCGGGCCATTAA
- a CDS encoding serine/threonine protein kinase: protein MPFNRLSDYELGDILGVGTVGTIYRATEKETGQSVALKKLHPKVSQNTLIRARFKREMMILEKLRHPSIVQYFGGGRVDEDQGLFYAMEVVSGGTVADLLSFGGPLPWTVVVEITRQICSALQCAHNIGIVHRDLKPSNLFLTPEGEVKLGDFGIARDLTAGDLTSAGITVGTHAYMAPEQIRGEQSVSGKADLYALGCCMFEMLTGRKVFLSDDYAKLFDQHLKSKPPSVRDFSDCPEAIDKVIQQLLAKSPDERPFNARRVQAMMMEAARSYNSGEKAGDPDNPVFEAGRNELVRRIRARLDPMENTVSGPRLAIAVAVLAAIIIGLIVVSMQSG, encoded by the coding sequence ATGCCTTTCAACCGGCTCTCCGATTACGAGCTGGGGGACATTCTGGGCGTGGGAACCGTCGGCACGATCTACCGTGCGACGGAAAAGGAGACTGGGCAAAGCGTTGCGCTGAAAAAGCTGCACCCCAAAGTCAGCCAGAACACCCTGATCCGGGCGCGCTTCAAACGCGAGATGATGATTCTCGAGAAGCTGCGCCACCCCAGCATCGTCCAATACTTTGGCGGAGGCCGTGTCGATGAGGACCAAGGGCTGTTCTATGCCATGGAAGTGGTCTCAGGCGGTACGGTCGCCGACCTGCTGAGCTTCGGTGGCCCGTTGCCGTGGACGGTGGTGGTCGAGATCACCCGCCAGATCTGCAGTGCCCTGCAATGCGCCCACAACATCGGGATCGTCCATCGCGATCTGAAGCCCAGCAATCTATTCCTGACCCCCGAAGGCGAGGTCAAGCTGGGAGATTTTGGGATCGCGCGCGATCTGACGGCCGGCGATTTGACGTCGGCCGGCATCACCGTCGGGACGCACGCTTACATGGCGCCCGAGCAGATTCGGGGCGAGCAGTCCGTTTCGGGCAAGGCTGACCTGTACGCACTCGGTTGTTGCATGTTCGAGATGCTGACCGGGCGCAAGGTGTTTTTGAGCGACGATTACGCCAAGCTGTTTGACCAGCATCTTAAGAGCAAGCCGCCCTCGGTGCGGGACTTTTCCGACTGCCCCGAAGCGATCGACAAGGTGATTCAGCAACTGCTGGCCAAGTCGCCCGACGAGCGGCCGTTCAACGCCCGCCGCGTCCAGGCGATGATGATGGAAGCGGCTCGGAGCTACAACTCGGGAGAAAAAGCGGGCGATCCCGACAACCCCGTCTTTGAAGCCGGCAGAAACGAGCTGGTTCGTCGCATTCGCGCTCGGCTCGACCCGATGGAAAACACGGTCAGCGGGCCACGATTGGCCATCGCCGTCGCCGTCCTGGCGGCAATCATCATCGGGCTGATCGTCGTTTCGATGCAATCGGGCTAG
- a CDS encoding PSD1 and planctomycete cytochrome C domain-containing protein has translation MPLGMTVAGERPLSFNRDVRPILSDKCFFCHGPDDTHRAADLRLDQPEAAYEYAIQPGEADQSELIARIVDPDPDVQMPPPETGKRVTEAELAVLRRWIDAGAPYEAYWAYVKPDRVALPEAAFDAPDALPRGAEPDAGSIDRLVRAEVARSPLQPAPRASRRDQLRRLYFDLTGLPPSYDQIADFIADQRPDAYARRVDALLASPRFGERFAQYWLDLVRFADTVGYHGDQVHNIAPYRDYVIDAINDNMPLDRFSREQLAGDLLENPTIEQQIASGYNRLLQTTHEGGLQPKEYLAIYAADRVRNFSAVWMAATMGCAQCHDHKYDPYTAKDFYSLAAFFADVDEEKHFTNGTNALPTRREPEIDVLGRTDRMRLADLDAAIRAAQSESDSDPERMKSLEKERDSVLARKQRTMITKAIEPRTVRFLPRGNWLDDSGDVMQPAVPEFLGDIAAFADLPEGQRATRLDLANWLFDVDHGIGGLTARVFANRLWYLYSGRGISPTLGDFGGQGRPPTNPDLLDHLAGVLIRTGWDLKATVRQIVTSETYRQAVVMDDARRTQDPYNDLAASQSGHRLPAETVRDAVLEMSELLDHQVGGRSVRPYQPEGYYRHLNFPRRIYSNDRGRMLWRRGLYTHWQRQFLHPTLKALDAPSREECTAARSRSNTPLEALALLNDPTFVIAAKAFAARVLRESGTAESSAAAIETRIDTAMRIAIGRDASDLERETLASLLESEIGRFENDPAASEAFLATPSDVSIAWPAEASDAERAAWSSVARAVLNLHETLYRP, from the coding sequence ATGCCCTTGGGTATGACCGTGGCGGGCGAGCGGCCGTTGTCGTTCAACCGTGATGTGCGACCGATCCTGAGCGACAAGTGCTTTTTCTGCCATGGCCCCGACGACACGCATCGGGCGGCCGATCTGCGACTGGACCAACCCGAAGCCGCTTATGAATACGCGATCCAGCCGGGCGAGGCCGACCAAAGTGAGTTGATCGCACGGATTGTGGATCCCGATCCCGATGTCCAAATGCCACCCCCGGAGACCGGGAAACGCGTCACCGAGGCGGAGCTGGCGGTTTTGCGACGCTGGATCGACGCGGGGGCTCCCTACGAGGCCTATTGGGCGTACGTCAAACCGGATCGTGTCGCATTGCCAGAGGCCGCGTTTGATGCCCCCGACGCATTGCCCCGCGGCGCCGAGCCCGATGCGGGAAGCATCGATCGGCTGGTGCGAGCCGAAGTGGCCCGCAGCCCACTTCAACCGGCACCGCGTGCCTCGCGGCGCGATCAGCTGCGTCGACTCTACTTTGACTTGACCGGGCTTCCCCCCAGCTATGATCAGATCGCGGACTTCATCGCCGATCAACGGCCCGACGCTTACGCGCGCCGCGTCGATGCGTTGCTCGCGTCGCCACGATTCGGCGAACGATTTGCCCAGTACTGGTTGGACCTGGTCCGCTTTGCCGACACGGTCGGCTATCACGGCGACCAGGTTCACAACATCGCGCCGTACCGCGACTACGTGATCGATGCGATCAATGACAACATGCCGCTGGATCGATTCAGCCGCGAACAGCTCGCCGGGGACTTGCTGGAGAATCCGACGATCGAGCAACAGATCGCCAGCGGGTACAACCGGCTGCTGCAAACGACGCACGAGGGCGGGCTGCAGCCGAAAGAGTATTTGGCGATCTATGCGGCCGACCGTGTGCGAAACTTTTCCGCGGTCTGGATGGCCGCGACGATGGGATGCGCGCAGTGCCATGACCACAAGTACGACCCCTACACGGCCAAAGACTTTTATTCGCTGGCCGCGTTCTTTGCCGATGTCGATGAAGAAAAACACTTCACCAACGGCACCAACGCGCTGCCGACGCGAAGGGAACCGGAGATCGATGTGCTGGGGCGAACCGATCGGATGCGGTTGGCCGACCTGGATGCCGCAATCCGAGCCGCGCAGTCGGAATCGGATTCCGATCCGGAGCGAATGAAGTCGCTGGAAAAGGAACGCGATTCAGTTTTGGCGCGAAAACAGCGGACGATGATCACCAAAGCGATCGAGCCGCGGACCGTGCGTTTCTTGCCCCGCGGAAACTGGCTGGACGACAGCGGCGACGTCATGCAACCGGCCGTCCCGGAGTTCCTGGGTGACATCGCTGCGTTCGCCGACTTACCCGAGGGTCAGCGGGCGACGCGGTTGGACCTGGCGAATTGGTTGTTTGATGTCGACCACGGCATCGGCGGATTGACCGCACGGGTGTTTGCCAATCGATTGTGGTACCTGTACAGCGGCCGCGGGATCAGCCCCACGCTGGGCGATTTCGGCGGCCAGGGCCGACCGCCGACGAACCCGGATTTGCTGGATCATCTGGCCGGTGTGCTGATTCGAACCGGTTGGGACCTGAAGGCCACCGTGCGGCAGATCGTGACCAGCGAAACGTATCGCCAAGCGGTGGTGATGGACGACGCCCGGCGCACGCAGGATCCCTACAACGACCTGGCGGCGTCACAGTCCGGGCATCGGCTGCCGGCAGAAACGGTGCGTGATGCCGTGCTGGAGATGTCCGAGTTGTTGGACCATCAGGTCGGCGGGCGAAGCGTTCGGCCCTACCAGCCGGAAGGTTATTATCGACATTTGAATTTCCCTCGACGAATCTACTCGAACGACCGCGGGCGAATGCTATGGCGACGCGGGCTGTACACCCATTGGCAGCGTCAATTCCTGCATCCGACACTGAAGGCACTCGACGCACCGAGCCGCGAAGAATGCACCGCCGCACGGTCACGCAGCAACACGCCGCTGGAAGCGCTGGCACTGTTGAACGATCCGACGTTTGTGATTGCCGCGAAAGCCTTTGCCGCCAGGGTGCTGCGCGAGAGCGGGACGGCGGAGTCATCGGCCGCAGCGATCGAAACAAGAATCGACACGGCAATGCGAATCGCGATCGGCCGCGATGCCAGTGACCTGGAACGTGAAACGCTGGCGAGTTTGCTGGAGAGTGAAATCGGACGTTTCGAAAACGATCCCGCGGCGAGTGAGGCGTTCCTGGCAACGCCGAGCGACGTTTCAATTGCGTGGCCAGCCGAAGCGTCCGACGCCGAACGTGCAGCCTGGTCCAGCGTCGCACGAGCCGTCCTGAATTTGCATGAAACCCTGTACCGGCCGTGA
- a CDS encoding DUF1501 domain-containing protein yields MTNELKRRTFLAKSGLSLGAASFANLLARESAAKTSPGLPPGVGGLPHFPPRIKRVIFLCMAGGPSHLETFDEKPELARLHDSPMPTSFTDGQPIAQLAGKQLKVQGPMTTFRRCGDSGQTISDFLPYHQKMADDLCILKSMVTEQINHDPAHTFMNTGTAISGRPSMGSWVTYGLGSECDDLPGFVVMTSVGGRNPQPIASRQWASGFLPSRYQGVEFNSTGVPVHYVDPPPGVGSVGQRSVVDAIAAINQDRFARHPDPEIRTRLSTYEIAFQMQSSVPDLVDMSDEPQHILDMYGAKPGDGSFASNCLLARRLAKRGVRFIQLYHRGWDHHGDLERYMNICCKLTDQPTWALIQDLKQRGMLDETLVIWGGEFGRTPMYQGKGGPGRDHHIKGFSMWMAGGGVKPGISYGATDELGYHATENVVHVRDLHATMLHLLGIQHARFSYPFQGLDMKLTGVEKARVVKEVLS; encoded by the coding sequence ATGACAAACGAACTGAAACGAAGAACGTTCCTGGCCAAGAGTGGCCTGTCCCTGGGCGCGGCGTCCTTTGCGAACTTGCTGGCGCGTGAATCAGCGGCCAAAACGTCGCCGGGTTTGCCGCCGGGGGTGGGCGGATTGCCGCATTTCCCGCCGCGGATCAAACGCGTGATCTTCTTGTGCATGGCCGGCGGTCCGTCACATCTGGAGACGTTCGACGAGAAACCGGAACTGGCGCGGCTGCACGATTCTCCGATGCCCACTTCGTTCACCGACGGACAGCCGATCGCACAGCTCGCCGGGAAACAGTTGAAAGTCCAGGGGCCGATGACCACGTTTCGGCGCTGTGGCGACAGCGGCCAAACGATCAGCGACTTTTTGCCCTACCACCAAAAGATGGCCGATGATCTGTGCATCCTGAAGTCGATGGTCACCGAACAGATCAACCATGACCCCGCGCACACGTTCATGAACACCGGCACGGCGATCAGCGGGCGGCCGTCGATGGGATCTTGGGTCACCTATGGGCTGGGCAGCGAGTGCGATGATTTGCCGGGGTTTGTCGTCATGACCAGCGTCGGCGGTCGCAATCCGCAACCGATCGCGTCGCGGCAGTGGGCATCGGGGTTTCTGCCCAGCCGGTATCAGGGCGTGGAGTTCAACAGCACGGGGGTTCCGGTTCACTACGTCGATCCACCGCCGGGGGTCGGCAGCGTCGGCCAGCGATCGGTCGTCGACGCGATCGCCGCGATCAACCAAGACCGCTTTGCCCGCCACCCGGACCCGGAGATCCGAACGCGACTGTCGACCTACGAGATCGCTTTCCAGATGCAATCCTCGGTTCCGGACTTGGTCGACATGTCCGACGAGCCACAGCACATTCTGGACATGTACGGCGCCAAGCCGGGAGACGGATCCTTCGCCAGCAACTGTCTGCTGGCGCGGCGGCTGGCCAAACGCGGCGTGCGGTTCATCCAGCTGTACCATCGCGGCTGGGATCACCACGGCGACCTGGAGCGTTACATGAATATCTGCTGCAAATTGACCGATCAGCCGACCTGGGCATTGATCCAGGACTTGAAGCAGCGGGGAATGCTGGACGAGACGCTGGTGATCTGGGGCGGGGAGTTTGGCCGAACACCGATGTATCAGGGCAAGGGCGGCCCCGGGCGAGACCACCACATCAAGGGGTTTTCGATGTGGATGGCCGGCGGGGGCGTCAAACCGGGGATCAGCTACGGGGCGACCGACGAACTGGGCTACCACGCCACCGAAAATGTCGTCCACGTGCGAGATTTGCACGCGACGATGCTACATTTACTGGGGATCCAGCATGCCCGGTTCAGCTACCCGTTCCAGGGGCTGGACATGAAGCTGACGGGGGTGGAAAAGGCGCGGGTGGTGAAGGAGGTGCTGAGCTGA
- a CDS encoding Do family serine endopeptidase, producing the protein MPNTWKHISGALGAMILGSLVTGAVMTMPGFMRNDPGAQDAVVGQSVPAAGQFGQATPLPGQNLGAAQDLSTAFRNVANLMRPSVVSINTKATQIVRGQRLPPGFEQFFNIPEGQPQRREESGMGSGVIVRSDGYILTNNHVVEGADELEVEFSDGKKAAGRIIGTDPQTDLAVVKVDRDDLKPAQLGNSDAIQVGDWVVAIGSPFGLDQTVTAGIISGKNRIRGIIGDGAGFEDFLQTDAAINPGNSGGPLVNLRGELVGINTAIMSRSGSSAGIGFAIPVSLAGPVLNSIIENGTVRRGFLGASLGPVNEKTIEGYDLKTTRGVLIESVLEGMPADQAGIQPGDVVTAIDGRPMKTHAQMRNYVASRPPGAQMLLDLDRGGKALQVRVDLKERTEEVMAQFGSGEVMGAELVPVTEATARKYGYQNLEDGLIITGIKDGSIAERDGLEVGDVIQTAGGLPLSSARQLEVILEEYKRQQQPCRVTIRRGNQMLLMVVRE; encoded by the coding sequence ATGCCCAACACTTGGAAACATATTAGTGGTGCCCTCGGCGCAATGATCCTGGGGTCGCTCGTCACCGGTGCGGTGATGACGATGCCCGGATTCATGCGAAATGATCCCGGTGCCCAAGACGCCGTTGTGGGGCAATCCGTCCCCGCCGCAGGGCAGTTCGGCCAAGCCACTCCGCTGCCGGGACAAAACCTTGGCGCCGCCCAGGACCTTTCGACCGCGTTTCGCAACGTCGCCAACTTGATGCGGCCGAGCGTGGTCAGCATCAACACCAAAGCGACACAGATTGTTCGCGGGCAACGACTGCCACCGGGCTTTGAACAGTTTTTCAATATCCCCGAAGGCCAACCGCAACGACGCGAAGAAAGCGGCATGGGCAGCGGCGTGATCGTCCGCAGCGACGGCTACATTTTGACCAACAACCACGTCGTTGAAGGTGCCGATGAATTGGAGGTGGAGTTTTCCGACGGGAAAAAGGCTGCCGGCCGAATCATCGGCACCGACCCGCAAACCGACTTGGCCGTCGTCAAAGTGGATCGTGACGATCTCAAGCCCGCCCAGCTGGGCAACTCCGATGCGATCCAAGTCGGCGACTGGGTCGTCGCGATCGGCAGCCCCTTTGGTCTGGATCAAACCGTCACCGCGGGCATCATCAGCGGCAAGAACCGGATCCGCGGGATCATCGGCGACGGCGCGGGTTTCGAGGACTTTCTGCAAACCGACGCGGCGATCAATCCCGGCAACTCCGGCGGTCCGCTGGTAAACCTGCGCGGCGAACTGGTCGGGATCAACACCGCCATCATGTCCCGCAGCGGTTCGAGTGCGGGCATCGGATTTGCCATCCCGGTTTCCCTGGCCGGCCCGGTCCTGAACTCCATTATCGAAAACGGCACGGTCCGCCGCGGGTTCCTGGGCGCCAGCTTAGGCCCCGTCAATGAGAAAACGATCGAAGGCTACGATTTGAAGACCACCCGTGGCGTGCTGATCGAATCGGTGCTCGAAGGCATGCCGGCCGACCAGGCAGGTATCCAGCCCGGGGACGTCGTTACCGCGATCGACGGGCGTCCGATGAAGACGCACGCACAAATGCGAAACTATGTCGCAAGTCGACCGCCGGGAGCCCAAATGCTGTTGGATCTGGACCGCGGCGGGAAAGCCTTGCAAGTCCGTGTCGATTTGAAAGAACGTACGGAGGAGGTGATGGCCCAATTCGGCTCCGGAGAAGTGATGGGCGCCGAATTGGTTCCGGTCACCGAGGCAACCGCCAGGAAGTATGGCTACCAAAACCTGGAAGACGGGCTGATCATCACCGGCATCAAAGACGGCAGTATTGCCGAGCGCGACGGACTGGAGGTGGGCGATGTGATCCAGACCGCCGGAGGGCTTCCGCTTTCGTCGGCACGCCAGTTGGAGGTGATCCTTGAGGAGTACAAACGCCAACAGCAGCCCTGCCGAGTGACGATCCGTCGCGGCAACCAAATGCTGTTGATGGTCGTGCGAGAATAG